The following coding sequences are from one Paracoccus alcaliphilus window:
- a CDS encoding ABC transporter ATP-binding protein, giving the protein MSATDTMPGAAPAAVPGQPFLSANAMRGGYGKADILHGCNLTVNKGQIAVIVGPNGAGKSTAMKAVFGMLPLREGNVVLDGEDITALSPQERVRKGMGFVPQVHNVFPSMSVEENLELGAFIRKDEISETMAQVFDLFPILKTKRRQPAGELSGGQRQQVAVGRALMTRPQLLMLDEPTAGVSPIVMDELFDRIIEIARSGISILMVEQNARQALEIADIGYVLVQGTNRYTDTGAALMADPEVRRTFLGG; this is encoded by the coding sequence CGTCCCCGGCCAGCCCTTCCTGTCGGCCAATGCCATGCGCGGCGGCTATGGCAAGGCCGATATCCTGCATGGCTGCAACCTGACCGTGAACAAGGGTCAGATCGCGGTCATCGTCGGCCCCAACGGCGCCGGAAAATCCACCGCGATGAAGGCGGTATTCGGGATGCTGCCGCTGCGCGAAGGCAATGTCGTGCTGGACGGAGAGGACATCACCGCCCTGTCGCCCCAGGAACGGGTCCGCAAGGGCATGGGCTTCGTGCCGCAGGTCCATAACGTCTTCCCCTCGATGTCGGTCGAGGAAAACCTCGAACTGGGCGCCTTCATCCGCAAGGACGAGATCTCCGAGACCATGGCGCAGGTCTTTGACCTGTTCCCGATCCTGAAAACCAAGCGCCGTCAGCCTGCGGGCGAATTGTCCGGCGGCCAGCGCCAGCAGGTCGCTGTGGGCCGGGCGCTGATGACCCGGCCACAACTGCTGATGCTGGATGAACCCACCGCGGGCGTCAGCCCCATCGTCATGGACGAGCTGTTCGACCGCATCATCGAGATCGCGCGCAGCGGCATCTCGATCCTGATGGTGGAACAGAACGCCCGGCAGGCGCTGGAAATCGCCGATATCGGCTATGTACTGGTGCAGGGCACCAACCGTTACACCGACACCGGCGCGGCCCTGATGGCCGACCCCGAGGTCCGCCGCACCTTTCTGGGGGGCTGA
- a CDS encoding branched-chain amino acid ABC transporter permease, translating into MDILNALVAFLNFVFIPAAAYGAQLALGALGVTLIYGILRFSNFAHGDTMAIGTAITILFTWGLQMLGLSFGPLPTALLALPFGIACTAALVLLTDRGVYRFYRVQKAAPIIFVMASVGVMFVTNGLTRLLIGVDEQRFDDGVRFIINARDFREWTGLSEGLALRGTQVLTVVIAVIVVWALFWFLNRTKSGKAMRAYSDNEDLALLSGIDPDRVVRMTWIIAAALATIAGVLYGLDKSFRPFNYFQMLLPIFAAAIVGGLGNPVGAIAGGFIVAFSEVAVTYPWRKVAGYLFPGWQPDGLLQLLGTEYKFAVSFVILIVVLLFRPTGLFRGKSV; encoded by the coding sequence ATGGATATCCTGAACGCGCTTGTGGCCTTCCTGAACTTCGTCTTCATCCCCGCCGCCGCCTATGGCGCGCAGCTGGCGCTTGGCGCACTGGGGGTGACGCTGATCTATGGCATCCTGCGGTTTTCCAACTTTGCCCATGGCGACACGATGGCGATCGGCACCGCCATCACCATCCTGTTCACATGGGGGCTGCAGATGCTGGGCCTGTCCTTCGGGCCGCTGCCCACCGCGCTTCTGGCCCTGCCCTTCGGCATCGCCTGCACGGCGGCGCTGGTGCTGCTGACCGACCGGGGGGTCTATCGCTTCTATCGGGTGCAGAAGGCGGCACCGATCATCTTCGTCATGGCCTCGGTGGGGGTGATGTTCGTGACCAACGGGCTGACCCGGCTGCTGATCGGGGTGGATGAGCAGCGTTTCGACGACGGCGTGCGCTTCATCATCAACGCCCGCGATTTCCGCGAATGGACCGGTCTGTCCGAGGGGTTGGCGCTGCGCGGCACTCAGGTCCTGACGGTGGTCATCGCGGTGATCGTTGTCTGGGCGCTGTTCTGGTTCCTGAACCGCACGAAATCGGGCAAGGCCATGCGCGCCTATTCCGACAACGAGGATCTGGCGCTGCTGTCGGGGATCGATCCCGACCGCGTGGTGCGCATGACATGGATCATCGCCGCCGCGCTGGCGACCATCGCCGGGGTGCTGTACGGTCTGGACAAGTCCTTCCGCCCCTTCAACTATTTCCAGATGCTGCTGCCGATCTTTGCCGCCGCCATCGTGGGGGGGCTGGGCAACCCGGTCGGCGCCATCGCGGGTGGCTTCATCGTCGCCTTTTCCGAGGTCGCGGTGACCTATCCCTGGCGCAAGGTGGCGGGTTACCTGTTCCCCGGCTGGCAGCCTGACGGGCTGCTGCAACTGCTGGGGACCGAATACAAGTTCGCCGTCAGCTTCGTCATTCTGATCGTCGTGCTGCTGTTCCGCCCCACCGGGCTGTTCCGCGGAAAATCGGTATAG
- a CDS encoding branched-chain amino acid ABC transporter permease, with protein MSTNRQASPTSRWRAPVLFAILALLFILEGTQRNAMFSGSWNTSLAILNMGLISAIIALGVNMQWGYAGLFNAGVVGFLAIGALAPILISLPPVEGAWAAGGVRLLAALLAGLGTLALATLAWRRLHRGRGLAVIAILIVGFVVYRGLFDPAVTAIEANNPARHGNIGGLGLPVMLSWVVGGIFAAAVAWAVGKVALGLRSDYLAIATLGIGEIIVAVLRNEEWLARGVKNITGIPRPVPYEVQLQRNPEFVEFAQSWGFTAATGSGIWVKLGYMTLFLVVLLLLILLAQLALQSPWGRMMRAIRDNETAAAAMGKNVTARHLQVFIIGSAVIGIGGAMMVTLDGLLAPSSYNPLRYTFLIWVMVIVGGSGNNWGAVLGAVLIWFLWIKAEVWGPALIALLTLPLPDGGLKSHLLSGAPHMRFIAMGAVLLLVLRFAPRGLVPER; from the coding sequence ATGTCCACCAACCGTCAAGCCAGCCCCACCAGCCGTTGGCGCGCGCCGGTCCTGTTCGCCATTCTGGCGCTGCTGTTCATTCTGGAGGGAACGCAGCGCAATGCGATGTTCTCGGGCAGCTGGAACACCTCGCTTGCGATCCTGAACATGGGGCTCATCTCGGCCATCATCGCGCTTGGGGTGAATATGCAATGGGGCTATGCGGGCCTGTTCAATGCCGGGGTCGTGGGCTTTCTGGCGATAGGCGCGCTGGCCCCGATCCTGATCTCACTGCCCCCGGTCGAGGGCGCATGGGCCGCGGGCGGGGTCCGGCTGCTGGCCGCGCTGCTGGCGGGGCTGGGCACGCTGGCGCTGGCGACCCTTGCATGGCGCAGGTTGCACCGCGGACGGGGGCTGGCGGTGATCGCCATCCTGATCGTCGGCTTCGTCGTCTATCGCGGGCTGTTCGACCCGGCCGTCACCGCGATCGAGGCCAACAACCCCGCCCGCCACGGCAATATCGGCGGGCTGGGCCTGCCGGTCATGCTGTCATGGGTGGTGGGCGGCATCTTTGCCGCCGCCGTCGCATGGGCGGTGGGCAAGGTGGCACTGGGGCTGCGCTCGGACTATCTGGCGATCGCGACGCTGGGGATCGGCGAGATCATCGTCGCCGTGCTGCGCAACGAGGAATGGCTGGCACGCGGCGTCAAGAACATCACCGGCATTCCCCGCCCAGTGCCCTATGAGGTGCAGTTGCAGCGCAACCCGGAATTTGTCGAATTCGCGCAAAGCTGGGGTTTCACCGCCGCGACGGGATCGGGGATCTGGGTCAAGCTGGGCTATATGACGCTGTTCCTTGTCGTGCTGCTGCTGCTGATCCTGCTGGCGCAGCTGGCGCTGCAATCACCCTGGGGCCGGATGATGCGGGCGATCCGCGACAACGAGACCGCCGCCGCCGCGATGGGCAAGAATGTCACCGCGCGGCACTTGCAGGTGTTCATCATCGGCTCTGCCGTGATCGGCATCGGGGGGGCGATGATGGTGACGCTGGACGGGTTGCTGGCGCCGTCAAGCTATAACCCGCTGCGCTATACCTTCCTGATCTGGGTGATGGTGATCGTCGGCGGCTCGGGCAACAACTGGGGGGCGGTGCTGGGCGCGGTGCTGATCTGGTTCCTGTGGATCAAGGCCGAGGTCTGGGGTCCGGCGCTGATCGCGCTGCTGACCCTGCCGCTGCCCGATGGCGGGTTGAAATCGCATCTGCTGTCGGGCGCGCCGCATATGCGTTTTATCGCCATGGGGGCGGTGCTGCTGCTGGTGCTGCGCTTCGCACCAAGGGGGCTGGTGCCGGAACGATAA
- a CDS encoding lysine--tRNA ligase produces the protein MTTLRDAAMKSKAWPFEEARRVLKRYEKKDPDKGHVLFETGYGPSGLPHLGTFGEVARTTMIRRAFEMISDIPTRMICFSDDMDGMRKVPENVPRQDMLRQHLQQPLTTVPDPFGEYDSFGAHNNAMLRRFLDTFGFEYEFISATEFYKSGRFDETLLRAAERYDAIMEVMLASLREERQQTYSCFLPVSPTSGRVLYVPIRHIDAKGGTITFDDENGQELTLPITGGNVKLQWKPDFGARWAALDVDFEMYGKDHSTNTPIYDRICEILGGRKPEHFTYELFLDQHGQKISKSKGNGLSIDEWLTYAATESLSYFMFQKPKTAKRMYFDVIPKAVDEYHQQLRGYPDQTPEQQLANPVWHIHGGDVPASDMVVPFQMLLNLASVAGAKDKDGLWGFIRRYAPEASPETHPGLDQAAGFAVRYFTDFVAPTRQFRAPTDVERRALEDLAGRLAAWDQLADPEALQSMVFAIGKDHGFEPLRDWFSALYQVLLGADQGPRFGGFIALYGIDETRALIEKALAGELAGPASSLV, from the coding sequence ATGACCACCCTGCGCGACGCCGCAATGAAATCGAAGGCTTGGCCGTTCGAAGAGGCGCGCCGGGTGCTGAAACGCTATGAGAAGAAGGACCCCGACAAGGGCCATGTCCTGTTCGAGACGGGTTACGGCCCCTCGGGCCTGCCCCATCTCGGCACCTTCGGCGAGGTCGCGCGCACCACGATGATCCGCCGCGCCTTCGAGATGATCAGCGACATCCCGACCCGGATGATCTGCTTCTCGGACGATATGGACGGGATGCGCAAGGTGCCTGAAAACGTGCCCCGGCAGGACATGCTGCGCCAGCATCTGCAACAGCCGCTGACCACGGTGCCCGATCCCTTCGGCGAATATGACAGCTTTGGCGCCCATAACAACGCCATGCTGCGGCGCTTCCTCGATACCTTCGGCTTTGAATACGAGTTCATCAGCGCGACGGAGTTCTACAAATCCGGCCGCTTTGACGAGACACTGCTGCGGGCCGCCGAACGTTATGACGCGATCATGGAGGTGATGCTGGCCAGCCTGCGCGAGGAACGCCAGCAGACCTACAGCTGTTTCCTGCCGGTCAGCCCGACATCGGGGCGGGTGCTTTACGTCCCGATCAGGCATATCGATGCGAAGGGCGGCACCATCACCTTCGACGACGAGAATGGGCAGGAACTGACCCTGCCGATCACCGGCGGCAATGTGAAGCTGCAATGGAAGCCCGATTTCGGCGCCCGTTGGGCGGCGCTGGATGTCGATTTCGAGATGTATGGCAAGGATCACAGCACCAATACGCCGATCTATGACCGGATCTGCGAAATCCTTGGCGGCCGGAAGCCCGAACATTTCACCTATGAGCTGTTTCTGGACCAGCACGGCCAGAAGATCAGCAAGTCCAAGGGCAACGGGCTCAGCATCGACGAATGGCTGACCTATGCGGCGACCGAAAGTCTCAGCTATTTCATGTTCCAGAAGCCGAAAACGGCCAAGCGGATGTATTTCGACGTCATCCCCAAGGCGGTGGACGAATATCACCAGCAGTTGCGGGGATATCCCGACCAGACGCCGGAACAGCAGCTGGCCAACCCGGTCTGGCATATCCATGGCGGCGATGTGCCTGCCTCGGATATGGTGGTGCCGTTCCAGATGCTGCTGAATCTCGCCTCGGTCGCGGGGGCCAAGGACAAGGACGGCTTGTGGGGCTTCATCCGCCGTTATGCCCCCGAGGCCAGCCCGGAAACGCATCCGGGCCTCGATCAGGCGGCGGGCTTTGCCGTGCGCTATTTCACCGATTTCGTCGCCCCCACGCGCCAGTTCCGCGCGCCCACGGATGTCGAACGCCGCGCGCTCGAGGATCTGGCCGGCCGCCTTGCCGCATGGGATCAGCTCGCCGACCCCGAGGCGCTGCAATCCATGGTCTTCGCCATCGGCAAGGACCACGGGTTCGAACCTCTGCGGGATTGGTTCAGCGCGCTCTATCAGGTGCTGCTGGGCGCCGATCAGGGGCCGCGCTTCGGCGGCTTCATCGCGCTTTACGGCATCGACGAAACCCGCGCCCTGATCGAAAAGGCGCTGGCCGGGGAACTGGCCGGCCCTGCCTCATCTCTGGTGTGA